The proteins below are encoded in one region of Clostridium cylindrosporum DSM 605:
- a CDS encoding lytic transglycosylase domain-containing protein — MNVNEVSRLMNIYMLNTMMKSGITSSESSGVESTGVSSLGSSGLGSNNSDLFEYLLQSALNNGNSTSSCGCNCCSSSYNGQSLSNNINNTYNTLDKVVSDSSKSSTASAIPSTNTSSSTSGEVYGVYGDFYPMGKAPKLSSKDINISPRIDDAIKEASKKYGVEESFVRAIIKQESSFNPNTKSGAGAMGLMQLMSYNATDYGVKNPYNIEQNVNGGVNYIKDLLDKFNGNKQLALSAYNGGITRMSKRGVDTVPEIVNMPRETRDYVSKVMGYYNQYKQVQNI; from the coding sequence ATGAATGTTAATGAAGTATCAAGACTTATGAATATATATATGTTAAATACAATGATGAAGTCAGGAATTACATCTTCAGAATCATCAGGAGTAGAGTCTACAGGAGTAAGTTCTCTAGGTTCATCGGGACTTGGGTCTAATAATTCAGATCTTTTTGAGTATTTGCTTCAATCAGCATTAAATAATGGCAACTCTACATCAAGTTGCGGATGTAATTGTTGTAGTTCTTCATATAATGGGCAATCTTTGAGTAATAATATTAATAATACATATAATACTTTAGATAAAGTAGTTTCTGATTCATCAAAATCTTCAACTGCTTCAGCTATACCAAGTACAAATACTTCATCTAGTACCTCAGGTGAGGTTTATGGAGTGTATGGTGATTTTTATCCTATGGGTAAGGCACCTAAGTTATCTAGTAAGGATATAAATATATCCCCTAGAATTGATGATGCTATAAAGGAAGCTAGTAAGAAATATGGTGTTGAAGAAAGTTTTGTAAGGGCAATCATTAAGCAGGAATCATCATTTAATCCAAATACTAAGTCAGGGGCTGGTGCTATGGGACTTATGCAGCTTATGTCATATAACGCTACAGATTATGGTGTTAAGAATCCATATAATATAGAGCAAAATGTAAATGGCGGAGTCAATTACATAAAGGATTTATTAGATAAATTTAATGGTAACAAGCAATTAGCACTTTCTGCTTATAATGGTGGCATTACAAGAATGAGTAAAAGAGGTGTAGACACTGTTCCTGAAATAGTGAATATGCCAAGGGAAACTAGAGATTATGTATCTAAGGTTATGGGATATTATAATCAATACAAACAGGTTCAAAATATTTAA